From a region of the Helianthus annuus cultivar XRQ/B chromosome 5, HanXRQr2.0-SUNRISE, whole genome shotgun sequence genome:
- the LOC110943545 gene encoding uncharacterized protein LOC110943545 — MNTEWEEEEDDPTYKAESTVFSRLPPEHEAYKPTKRAGYNPKAEHDYTLSYRPEDMAENSKFIPEIACAAIDKTKLPHNVGKYNGLTDPDDHLQVFKGAGATGGWNLPTWCHLFAQTFVGAARILFDNLPAGKIKSWVDFREKFLAHFSQQRRQARDPGDCLNIWRKDYESVEDFITRYNKECLEIGDIREKMMRAHFMRAVKCDDLVKRIKGRDGGPKDWETFIEAAKTIAQTDMQLTGDDHHTGHLTDDCFSLKQEIERALRDGKLGHLVKGGKRDYRQIQRRDEGPDNKKLRKLETHMVQGGPRRPRKNYNKRAQDDSWREKQVVFPVVRGGPREKRPIVIPGVIGHYQTDYIFIDPGSTADIIYEQCFNQFDQEDKAHLEPVDYPLTGFCNEAVFPLGQISFPVLLSDGRNSRTEEVTFMVLPAHSRHDILLGRESQGDFSMICSAPHSAIGFPTETGIALMYASKEVLTTDEIRPAKASKPAPRIEAEKWVLNSAYPEQTVTLGPAMSDLTRAALKKLLHDNMDVFAWTPAHMVGVPRHIAEHRLNVSEDAKPVVHAKRHLGDIKHDAMKEQVLELLNAGIIREVRYQTWVASPVMVKKPNGSWRMCVDYKDLNKACPRDCYALPDIDEKIDSLSTFRWKCFLDCYKGYHQVQMAVQDEDKTAFRTPTGLYCYTKMPFGLKNAGATYQRLMNETFSDAIGKYIEVYMDDLVIMSKEESAMLANIQKTFNTLRSVSIKLNPAKCSFEMEEGKFLGFIVTKDGFKVNPEKVQAIERMPSPANVKDMQKLAGRLAALNRFLANHAAKSFPFIKTLRNSSDRAVGAVLLVDRQGVQTPVYYVSRTLTDPETRYAIMEKLVLALIHASRRLRRYFANHVIHVLTNYNIGNILARPEVSGRLAKWAIELGGHNVVFRPQPSIKGQVLADFMTEVPDDKDRECKAMEKAEKKQTEEPWLLYTDGASNEDGAGAGLRLVSPDKHEFTYAIRLDFKSTNNEAEYEAFLAGLRLAIKMGVRHIEAHVDSMLVAGQINGQYEAKGDIMALYLNQAKTLLQSFYSYKVHHINRSENKPADALSKLASTSFQHLAKDVRIEVLSNPSVPLREVSVIQTGTTSWMTPIIMYLQSGILPKNKAKARKIQYKSEHYQMADGILYRKSYLGPLLRCVDADDANYLIREVHEGICGIHAGPRMVVAKVMNAGYYWPGMHLDAVKELRKCSGCQRHAPKTMRPKNELVPVTTAWPFQQWGIDMVGPFPEAPGAVKFIIVAVDYFTKWVEAKALASTTSAVVKRFIWEQIICRFGLPLRIITDNGTNFATDDLERWFKELNIEHTFSSVAHPQGNGQVEAVNKSIVDGIKARLGEKRRGWVDELPSILWAHRTMPKTRRIADTFT, encoded by the exons ATGAATACAGAATGGGAAGAGGAGGAAGACGACCCAACTTACAAGGCGGAATCCACAGTGTTCAGCAGACTTCCTCCAGAACACGAGGCATACAAACCAACCAAGCGCGCGGGGTACAACCCCAAAGCAGAGCATGATTACACCTTGAGCTATCGTCCTGAggacatggctgaaaattcaaaattcattccAGAAATCGCGTGCGCGGCCATCGACAAAACGAAGTTACCACACAACGTGGGTAAATACAATGGGTTGACGGACCCAGACGATCACCTCCAGGTGTTTAAAGGTGCAGGAGCAACAGGCGGATGGAACTTACCAACATGGTGCCACCTGTTTGCTCAGACATTCGTTGGCGCGGCGCGCATTTTGTTCGACAACTTACCGGCTGGCAaaatcaaatcatgggtcgaTTTCCGAGAGAAGTTCCTGGCACACTTCTCTCAGCAACGAAGACAAGCCAGAGATCCGGGTGACTGTCTGAACATATGGAGAAAAGACTATGAAAGTGTAGAAGATTTCATTACAAGGTATAACAAAGAATGTCTAGAGATCGGAGACATACGAGAGAAAATGATGCGTGCACACTTCATGCGAGCGGTCAAGTGCGACGATCTGGTTAAAAGAATCAAAGGGCGAGATGGAGGACCCAAAGactgggaaaccttcattgaagCGGCCAAGACCATTGCGCAGACAGACATGCAACTGACCGGTGACGATCACC atACGGGCCACTTGACCGATGACTGCTTTAGCTTAAAGCAAGAAATCGAAAGAGCTCTAAGAGACGGAAAGCTCGGTCACTTAGTCAAAGGAGGAAAGCGCGATTACCGCCAAATACAACGAAGAGATGAAGGTCCAGACAACAAGAAGCTCAGAAAGCTAGAAACTCATATGGTGCAAGGAGGTCCACGGCGACCAAGAAAAAACTACAACAAGCGCGCACAGGATGATTCATGGCGCGAGAAGCAAGTAGTGTTCCCAGTTGTCAGGGGAGGTCCAAGAGAAAAGCGGCCAATAGTCATCCCAGGGGTGATCGGCCACTACCAAACAGATTACATCTTTATTGATCCCGGGAGCACCGCAGACATCATATATGAACAGTGCTTCAATCAGTTCGACCAAGAGGATAAGGCGCACCTAGAACCAGTCGATTACCCACTAACTGGATTCTGCAACGAGGCCGTCTTTCCCCTAGGACAAATATCGTTCCCAGTATTGCTTTCCGATGGGAGAAATTCAAGAACCGAAGAAGTCACATTCATGGTGCTACCGGCACATTCAAGACATGACATCCTCTTaggaagagaatcccaaggagatttcagcaTGATCTGTTCCGCACCACATTCTGCCATAGGCTTTCCAACCGAAACAGGCATTGCGTTGATGTACGCAAGCAAAGAAGTGCTAACAACAGATGAAATCAGGCCGGCAAAAGCAAGCAAGCCCGCACCGCGCATagaggcagaaaaatgggtattgaatAGCGCGTACCCAGAACAAACAGTCACTCTGGGGCCCGCAATGTCTGATCTAACGCGTGCGGCGCTAAAGAAATTACTGCATGACaacatggacgtgttcgcctggacaccggcTCATATGGTCGGTGTTCCACGGCATATAGCAGAACACCGGCTAAATGTCTCGGAGGATGCAAAGCCAGTAGTGCATGCTAAACGACACCTGGGAGACATCAAACACGATGCAATGAAAGAACAAGTGTTAGAACTGCTAAACGCAGGAATCATCAGGGAAGTCCGGTACCAAACGTGGGTAGCAAGCCCAGTAATGGTAAAGAAACCGAATGGTAgttggagaatgtgtgtcgactacaaagatctgaacaaagcatgtcccCGTGACTGCTATGCTTTACCAGACATAGACGAGAAAATAGATTCTTTGTCAACGTTTCGGTGGAAATGTTTtctggattgctacaaaggataccaccAGGTCCAGATGGCTGTTCAAGACGAAgataaaaccgcattccgcacgccAACGGGGTTATACTGCTACACCAAGATGCCGTTCGGCTTAAAGAATGCAGGTGCTACGTATCAACGGTTGATGAACGAAACATTCAGTGACGCCATCGGTAAATACATAGAGGTATACATGGATGATCTGGTAATCATGAGCAAGGAGGAGAGCGCGATGCTGGCAAATATTCAGAAAACCTTCAacacgctgcgcagcgtgagCATCAAACTGAATCCAGCAAAGTGCTCATTCGAAATGGAGGAAGGAAAGTTTTTGGGCTTCATAGTCACTAAAGATGGTTTTAAGGTGAACCCAGAAAAGGTCCAGGCCATAGAGAGGATGCCTTCACCAGCAAACGTCAAAGACATGCAAAAGCTCGCAGGACGATTGGCAGCACTCAATCGGTTCCTAGCTAACCACGCAGCAAAATCCTTCCCATTCATCAAGACCTTGCGCAACT CTTCCGACAGGGCCGTCGGAGCCGTATTGCTGGTTGATCGACAAGGTGTCCAAACACCTGTGTATTATGTGTCCAGAACCTTAACCGACCCAGAAACCAGATACGCAATCATGGAAAAGCTTGTCCTTGCACTGATTCACGCGTCAAGAAGGCTGCGCCGATATTTCGCCAATCACGTCATCCACGTGTTAACAAATTACAATATTGGGAATATCCTAGCAAGGCCAGAAGTATCAGGAAGGTTGgccaaatgggcaatagagctaGGGGGACACAACGTAGTCTTCAGACCACAACCGTCGATCAAAGGCCAAGTTTTGGCAGACTTCATGACGGAAGTCCCAGATGACAAAGACAGAGAGTGTAAGGCGATGGAGAAGGCTGAGAAAAAACAAACCGAAGAACCATGGCTGCTGTATACAGACGGTGCATCCAACGAAGATGGGGCAGGCGCGGGGCTACGGCTAGTAAGCCCTGACAAACACGAGTTCACTTACGCCATACGCCTAGACTTCAAGAGCACAAATAACGAAGCCGAGTACGAAGCCTTTCTGGCCGGCCTGCGTTTGGCAATCAAAATGGGAGTCCGACACATCGAAGCACATGTGGACTCCATGTTAGTAGCAGGCCAAATCAATGGTCAATACGAAGCCAAGGGCGACATAATGGCACTCTATCTCAACCAAGCAAAGACGTTGCTGCAATCCTTCTATTCttacaaggtgcaccacataaaCCGCAGCGAGAACAAGCCGGCAGACGCCTTAAGCAAGCTTGCGTCAACAAGTTTCCAGCACCTAGCCAAAGACGTGCGCATAGAAGTTTTAAGCAACCCGTCTGTTCCACTCAGAGAAGTCAGCGTCATCCAAACAGGAACCACGTCCTGGATGACACCCATAATCATGTACTTACAGTCCGGGATACTTCCAAAAAATAAAGCTAAGGCGCGGAAAATCCAGTATAAATCAGAACATTATCAGATGGCAGACGGGATATTATACCGAAAGTCATATCTCGGCCCGCTGCTAAGATGTGTTGACGCCGACGACGCAAATTATCTGATACGGGAAGTACATGAAGGCATTTGCGGTATCCACGCCGGGCCGCGCATGGTAGTGGCAAAAGTAATGaacgccggttactactggcccgGAATGCACCTCGATGCCGTGAAGGAATTAAGAAAGTGCAGCGGCTGCCAACGGCATGCACCAAAAACCATGCGTCCAAAAAACGAGTTGGTGCCAgtaacaaccgcatggccctttcagcaatggggcatagacatggtggGCCCTTTCCCAGAAGCTCCGGGGGCAgtcaagttcatcatcgtcgcggtcgactacttcaccaagtgggtggaagcAAAAGCACTTGCGTCAACCACATCGGCAGTCGTTAAACGATTCATctgggaacaaatcatatgccggTTCGGCCTGCCACTCCGAATCATCACCGACAATGGTACAAACTTTGCAACAGATGatctcgaacgatggttcaaggAACTAAACATTGAACATACCTTCTCGTCGGTCgcacatccgcaagggaatggtcaagtTGAAGCGGTCAACAAGAGCATCGTCGATGGCATCAAAGCGAGGCTCGGTGAAAAAAGACGAGGGTGGGTCGACGAGCTACCAAGCATATTAtgggcccatagaacaatgccCAAGACAA GGCGAATCGCCGACACATTTacctaa